One Methylobacterium sp. 77 DNA window includes the following coding sequences:
- the moaB gene encoding molybdenum cofactor biosynthesis protein B, with translation MVAADKTRSFIPLSIAVLTVSDTRVAEDDRSGDTLCERLEAAGHRLADRAIVPDEVAAIRARVEAWTRDPDIDVVITTGGTGFTGRDVSPEAIEPLFEKRMDGFSAVFHRISYDKIGTSTLQSRATAGLANATFVFVLPGSPGACRDAWDGILAAQLDYRHRPCNFVEIMPRLDEHLRRGASIPV, from the coding sequence ATGGTTGCCGCAGACAAGACCCGTAGCTTCATCCCGCTGTCGATCGCGGTGCTGACCGTCTCCGACACGCGCGTCGCCGAGGACGACCGGTCGGGCGACACGCTGTGCGAGCGCCTGGAAGCGGCGGGGCACCGCCTCGCCGACCGCGCCATCGTGCCCGACGAGGTGGCCGCGATCCGCGCCCGCGTCGAAGCCTGGACGCGCGACCCCGACATCGACGTGGTGATCACGACCGGCGGCACCGGCTTCACCGGGCGCGATGTCAGCCCGGAGGCGATCGAGCCCCTGTTCGAGAAGCGGATGGACGGCTTCTCGGCGGTCTTCCACCGCATCTCCTACGACAAGATCGGGACCTCGACGCTGCAGTCGCGGGCGACGGCGGGGCTCGCCAACGCGACCTTCGTCTTCGTCCTGCCCGGATCGCCCGGTGCCTGCCGGGACGCCTGGGACGGCATCCTCGCGGCGCAGCTCGATTACCGGCACAGGCCCTGCAACTTCGTCGAGATCATGCCGCGCCTCGACGAGCACCTTCGGCGGGGCGCCTCGATCCCGGTCTGA
- a CDS encoding tetratricopeptide repeat protein — MNGNAATRRTLSALALCLAASVATSLTAMAAQPRESTPMTEYEPAESLEGNFLSAYIAGASKDTSAAASFYREAVKADPRNAELLERAFVSLLADGALPDAFRAAERLTARDGSNGLAQLSLGVRQIKAGQFAQARQNFSRSGRGAAADLTSTLLTAWAYAGANDGKRALEVVSKLKGERYYNTFRDFHAGLIANLVGDQAEAERRLKAAYDADQNTLRIVDAYARFEAQSGRTDLAIQAYTAFDQLLPRHPIVRDALDKLKAGKPLTRLVNTAQEGAGEVLYGLGAAGSTQGDELPAVVYLRLALYLAPEHALARLTLADTLDRMKQTERANDAYAQIPATSPLKLNADIQIGLNLEQLGKGEEAIQLLDAAMKEHPDNIDVVTALGNVQRSRKKYEEAAATYSRAIDLIGKQPASNFWTTFYFRGTAYERAKQWPKAEADLKKALELVPANQPAARAQVLNYLAYSWVDQNMNIDEAFTMLKQAVDASPRDGMIIDSLGWAYFRLGRYDDAMRELEKAIELKPGDPTINDHLGDAYWRSGRRLEGKFQWQHAKDLNPEPDDLAKINAKLKDGLPELEKPAATAENPPEAEKVNPELPKGAPAPTEPPGAADKKTGG, encoded by the coding sequence ATGAACGGAAACGCCGCGACCCGCCGGACCCTCTCGGCCCTCGCCTTGTGCCTCGCCGCCTCGGTGGCGACGTCGCTCACCGCCATGGCCGCCCAGCCACGGGAATCGACTCCGATGACGGAGTACGAGCCGGCGGAATCGCTCGAGGGCAACTTCCTCTCGGCCTATATCGCGGGTGCGTCCAAGGACACCTCCGCCGCTGCGAGCTTCTACCGCGAGGCGGTGAAGGCCGACCCGCGCAACGCCGAACTGCTCGAGCGCGCCTTCGTGTCGCTGCTCGCCGACGGCGCCCTGCCCGACGCCTTCCGCGCCGCCGAGCGCCTGACCGCCCGCGACGGATCGAACGGTCTCGCCCAGCTCAGCCTCGGCGTCCGCCAGATCAAGGCCGGCCAGTTCGCGCAGGCACGGCAGAACTTCTCCCGCAGCGGCCGTGGCGCCGCCGCAGACCTCACCAGCACGCTGCTCACAGCCTGGGCCTATGCCGGCGCCAATGACGGCAAGCGCGCCCTCGAAGTGGTGAGCAAGCTCAAGGGCGAGCGCTATTACAACACGTTCCGCGACTTCCATGCCGGGCTGATCGCCAACCTCGTCGGCGACCAGGCGGAGGCCGAGCGCCGGCTGAAGGCCGCCTACGACGCCGACCAGAATACCCTGCGCATCGTCGACGCCTATGCCCGGTTCGAGGCCCAGTCGGGCCGGACCGACCTTGCGATCCAGGCCTATACCGCCTTCGACCAGCTGCTGCCGCGCCACCCGATCGTGCGCGACGCCCTCGACAAGCTGAAGGCCGGCAAGCCGCTGACCCGCCTCGTCAACACCGCCCAGGAAGGGGCCGGCGAGGTGCTTTACGGGCTCGGCGCGGCCGGATCGACCCAGGGCGACGAGCTGCCCGCCGTGGTCTACCTGCGCCTTGCACTCTATCTCGCGCCCGAGCACGCCCTCGCCCGCCTGACCCTCGCCGACACGCTCGACCGGATGAAGCAGACCGAGCGCGCCAACGACGCCTATGCGCAGATTCCGGCGACCTCGCCGCTCAAGCTCAACGCCGACATCCAGATCGGGCTCAATCTCGAACAGCTCGGCAAGGGCGAGGAGGCGATCCAGCTCCTCGACGCCGCGATGAAGGAGCATCCCGACAATATCGACGTCGTCACGGCGCTCGGCAACGTCCAGCGCTCGCGCAAGAAATACGAGGAGGCGGCGGCCACCTACAGCCGCGCCATCGATCTCATCGGCAAGCAGCCGGCCTCGAATTTCTGGACGACCTTCTATTTCCGCGGCACCGCCTACGAGCGGGCCAAGCAATGGCCGAAGGCCGAGGCCGACCTGAAGAAGGCCCTGGAACTGGTGCCGGCGAACCAGCCGGCGGCACGGGCGCAGGTGCTCAACTACCTCGCCTATTCCTGGGTCGACCAGAACATGAATATCGACGAGGCCTTCACGATGCTGAAGCAGGCCGTCGATGCGAGCCCGCGCGACGGCATGATCATCGACAGCCTCGGCTGGGCCTATTTCCGCCTCGGCCGCTACGACGACGCCATGCGCGAGCTGGAGAAGGCGATCGAGCTGAAGCCCGGCGACCCGACGATCAACGACCATCTCGGCGATGCCTATTGGCGTTCGGGCCGGCGGCTGGAGGGCAAGTTCCAGTGGCAGCACGCCAAGGACCTGAACCCCGAGCCGGACGACCTCGCCAAGATCAACGCGAAGCTGAAGGACGGCCTGCCCGAGCTGGAGAAGCCGGCCGCCACCGCCGAGAACCCGCCCGAGGCGGAGAAGGTGAATCCCGAACTGCCCAAGGGCGCGCCGGCCCCGACCGAGCCTCCGGGCGCGGCCGACAAGAAGACCGGCGGCTGA
- a CDS encoding electron transfer flavoprotein-ubiquinone oxidoreductase, with product MALPEREGMDFDVVIVGAGPAGLAAAIRLKQIAADLTVVVVEKGSEVGAHILSGAVIDPLGLDRLLPDWRQDEARPLKTEVERDEFLFLTKNSGLTLPNFTFPKFMSNHGNYVGSLSNVTKYLGVKAEELGVEIYPGFPASEVLYDDAGTVIGVATGDLGIGKAGTPREDYTRGMELRGKYTIFGEGARGSLTKTLIDRFQLNKDSDHQKYGLGVKELWQLKPATFEPGLVRHTMGWPLSNKTGGGSWLYHFDDHLLSVGFVTHLNYENPTLSPFDEFQRFKTHPMIRDVFEGAKRIGYGARAIMEGGWQSVPKLVFPGGCLVGCSAGFVNVPRIKGSHNAVLSGMQAAEAIAAALTAGRQGDELADYEAGWRDSDIGRDLKRVRNVKPLWSKYGTLVGVGLGGVDMWAQTILGTSPFGTLKHGKPDHAATKPIEQVTPIVYPKPDGKLTFDRLSSVYLSNTNHEEDQPPHLNVKDAALQKSSEHDVYGGPSARYCPAGVYEWVQEGAGVRYQINAQNCVHCKTCDIKDPNQNINWVTPEGPGGPNYPNM from the coding sequence ATGGCGTTGCCGGAACGCGAGGGCATGGATTTCGACGTGGTGATCGTGGGCGCGGGGCCCGCGGGTCTCGCCGCCGCGATCCGCCTCAAGCAGATCGCCGCCGATCTCACCGTCGTGGTGGTCGAGAAGGGGTCCGAGGTCGGCGCCCATATCCTGTCCGGCGCGGTGATCGACCCGCTCGGGCTCGACCGGCTGCTGCCCGATTGGCGCCAGGACGAGGCCCGGCCGCTCAAGACCGAGGTCGAGCGCGACGAGTTCCTGTTCCTCACCAAGAACAGCGGCCTCACGCTGCCGAACTTCACCTTCCCGAAATTCATGTCGAACCACGGCAATTACGTCGGCTCGCTCTCGAACGTGACGAAGTATCTCGGCGTGAAGGCCGAGGAGCTCGGCGTTGAGATCTATCCCGGCTTCCCGGCATCCGAGGTGCTCTACGACGACGCGGGCACCGTTATCGGCGTCGCCACGGGCGATCTCGGCATCGGCAAGGCCGGCACGCCGCGCGAGGATTATACCCGCGGCATGGAGTTGCGCGGCAAGTACACGATCTTCGGCGAGGGCGCGCGCGGCTCGCTCACCAAGACGCTGATCGACCGCTTCCAGCTCAATAAGGACAGCGACCACCAGAAATACGGCCTCGGCGTCAAGGAGCTGTGGCAGCTCAAGCCGGCGACGTTCGAGCCCGGCCTCGTGCGCCACACCATGGGCTGGCCGCTCTCGAACAAGACCGGCGGCGGCTCCTGGCTCTACCATTTCGACGACCACCTGCTCTCGGTCGGCTTCGTCACGCACCTGAACTACGAGAACCCGACCCTGTCGCCGTTCGACGAGTTCCAGCGCTTCAAGACCCACCCGATGATCCGCGACGTGTTCGAGGGCGCCAAGCGCATCGGCTACGGCGCCCGCGCCATCATGGAGGGCGGCTGGCAATCGGTGCCCAAGCTCGTCTTCCCCGGCGGCTGCCTCGTCGGCTGCTCGGCCGGATTCGTCAACGTGCCCCGCATCAAGGGCTCCCACAACGCCGTCCTCTCCGGCATGCAGGCGGCCGAGGCCATCGCCGCCGCTCTGACCGCCGGGCGCCAGGGCGATGAGCTCGCCGATTACGAGGCCGGCTGGCGCGACAGCGACATCGGCCGCGATCTCAAGCGCGTGCGCAACGTCAAGCCGCTCTGGTCGAAATACGGCACCCTCGTCGGCGTCGGTCTCGGCGGTGTCGACATGTGGGCGCAGACGATCCTCGGCACCTCGCCCTTCGGCACGCTGAAACACGGCAAGCCGGACCACGCCGCGACCAAGCCGATCGAGCAAGTGACTCCGATCGTCTACCCGAAGCCCGACGGCAAGCTGACCTTCGACCGGCTCTCCTCGGTCTATCTCTCGAACACCAACCACGAGGAGGACCAGCCGCCCCACCTCAACGTCAAGGACGCGGCGCTCCAGAAGAGTTCCGAGCACGACGTCTATGGCGGCCCCTCGGCGCGCTACTGCCCGGCCGGCGTCTACGAATGGGTGCAGGAGGGGGCGGGCGTGCGCTACCAGATCAACGCGCAGAACTGCGTCCACTGCAAGACGTGCGACATCAAGGACCCCAACCAGAACATCAACTGGGTGACGCCGGAGGGGCCGGGCGGCCCCAACTATCCCAACATGTGA
- a CDS encoding EAL domain-containing protein has product MEEAKQGSWAEGEFRELLCLMMIGTCVWFAGTQLGLFSLLATYPNDKERHDLLMLGICMSLGIVVAAVRKSFMLRRALISRDLAQSRAEAVARHDTMTGLANRRLFQENLDARLAAMRGETPIAVLVIDLDRFKPINDVYGHAAGDAILCVVADRLRALLPGGHGIARLGGDEFAILYDYGDDRETVGRIAQQVIATLSQPVPWGGHRLDIGATVGIALASPETATAESLLHAADLAMYQAKRDGRGAFRFFQVEMGLALRARALLERELRVGIERGEIEPFYQPVVSLPGRELIGFEVLARWCHPLHGLLGPDAFISVAEETGMIADLTWALMRKACTDARSWPSHLQLAVNISPLQLQDKQMPARILTILTETGFAPNRLEIEITETALVNDIEAARTALTSLQKLGVRIALDDFGTGYSSLYHLRELKFDKLKIDRSYVASIPLGTERAKLVDAIIALGSSLGLVTTAEGIESSDSVDWLAGQGCTYGQGFLFGAPMTKTATDRLLTEWTDTDGNLVLDRAANLPMVAAGPATAAA; this is encoded by the coding sequence ATGGAAGAGGCGAAGCAAGGATCCTGGGCCGAGGGCGAGTTTCGCGAGCTCCTCTGCCTGATGATGATCGGAACATGCGTCTGGTTCGCCGGAACGCAGCTGGGCCTGTTTTCGCTCCTCGCGACCTATCCGAACGACAAGGAGCGCCACGATCTCCTCATGCTCGGGATCTGCATGAGTCTCGGCATCGTCGTCGCGGCGGTCCGGAAGTCGTTCATGCTGCGGCGGGCGCTGATCTCGCGGGACCTCGCCCAGTCGCGCGCCGAGGCGGTTGCCCGGCACGACACGATGACGGGCCTGGCCAACCGCCGCCTGTTCCAGGAAAATCTGGACGCCCGGCTCGCCGCCATGCGGGGCGAGACGCCGATCGCGGTTCTCGTCATCGATCTCGACCGTTTCAAGCCGATCAACGACGTCTACGGACACGCGGCGGGCGATGCCATCCTCTGCGTCGTCGCCGACCGGTTGAGGGCGCTCCTGCCCGGCGGCCATGGCATCGCCCGGCTCGGCGGAGACGAGTTCGCCATCCTCTACGATTACGGTGACGACCGGGAGACGGTCGGGCGGATCGCCCAGCAGGTGATCGCCACCCTGTCGCAGCCGGTCCCCTGGGGAGGCCACCGCCTCGATATCGGCGCCACGGTGGGCATCGCCCTGGCATCGCCGGAAACCGCCACGGCGGAATCCCTGCTGCACGCGGCGGATCTGGCGATGTATCAGGCCAAGCGCGACGGGCGCGGGGCGTTCCGCTTCTTCCAGGTGGAGATGGGCTTGGCGTTGCGCGCTCGCGCGCTGCTCGAACGGGAACTGCGCGTCGGTATCGAACGCGGCGAGATCGAGCCCTTCTACCAGCCGGTCGTGTCGCTCCCGGGCCGCGAACTCATCGGGTTCGAGGTGCTCGCCCGCTGGTGCCACCCGCTCCACGGCCTCCTCGGACCGGATGCCTTCATCTCCGTCGCGGAGGAAACCGGCATGATCGCCGACCTCACCTGGGCGCTGATGCGGAAAGCCTGCACCGATGCGCGCTCATGGCCGTCGCATCTCCAGCTCGCGGTCAACATCTCGCCGCTGCAGTTGCAGGACAAGCAGATGCCGGCCCGCATCCTGACGATCCTGACGGAGACCGGCTTCGCACCGAACAGGCTGGAGATCGAGATCACCGAGACGGCGCTGGTCAACGATATCGAGGCGGCACGGACCGCCCTAACCTCGTTGCAGAAGCTCGGCGTGCGGATCGCCCTCGACGATTTCGGAACCGGCTATTCCAGCCTCTATCACCTGCGCGAACTGAAGTTCGACAAGCTGAAGATCGACCGGAGCTACGTCGCCTCGATCCCGCTCGGCACCGAACGGGCCAAGCTCGTCGATGCGATCATCGCCCTCGGGTCGAGCCTCGGCCTCGTCACCACCGCCGAGGGGATCGAGAGCAGCGACAGCGTCGATTGGCTCGCTGGCCAGGGCTGCACCTATGGCCAGGGCTTCCTGTTCGGCGCACCGATGACCAAGACGGCGACGGACCGGCTGCTCACCGAATGGACCGACACGGACGGCAACCTCGTGCTGGATCGCGCGGCGAATCTGCCGATGGTCGCGGCAGGGCCGGCGACCGCCGCCGCCTGA
- a CDS encoding uracil-DNA glycosylase: MSQGPDQPRDVIADLDFHVEAGVDLCLDERPHDRFSEPDEPSLWRPAPARRELPARDPSPADPPPPRRELPSRDPTPAAPPARTYGQSASARPGEAAGDARARARDVASMEELEALLAGFDGCPLKFTAKNLVFADGNPASKLMFIGEAPGADEDRVGKPFMGRSGQLLDRMMAAIGLDRTKAYVTNIVPWRPPGNRNPTPQEVSICKPFIERQIELADPDLIVCLGSPATQAITGTKDGILKARGRFYPYRVGDREIRALATLHPAYLLRQPLQKRLAWRDFRLLQATLEGRA, encoded by the coding sequence ATGAGCCAGGGTCCCGACCAGCCGCGCGATGTGATCGCCGATCTCGACTTCCATGTGGAAGCCGGCGTCGATCTCTGCCTCGACGAACGGCCGCATGACCGTTTCTCGGAGCCCGACGAACCGTCGCTGTGGCGACCGGCGCCGGCCCGGCGCGAGCTGCCCGCCCGGGATCCGTCCCCTGCCGATCCGCCGCCACCCCGTCGCGAACTGCCTTCGCGTGACCCGACGCCCGCGGCTCCCCCGGCACGGACCTACGGCCAATCGGCCTCGGCCAGACCCGGCGAGGCGGCGGGCGATGCGCGGGCGCGGGCTCGCGACGTCGCATCCATGGAGGAGCTGGAGGCGCTGCTCGCCGGCTTCGACGGCTGCCCCCTCAAGTTCACCGCCAAGAACCTCGTCTTCGCCGACGGCAACCCGGCCTCGAAACTGATGTTCATCGGCGAGGCGCCGGGGGCCGACGAGGACCGGGTCGGCAAACCGTTCATGGGCCGCTCCGGCCAGTTGCTCGACCGGATGATGGCGGCGATCGGCCTCGACCGGACCAAGGCCTACGTCACGAACATCGTGCCGTGGCGACCGCCCGGAAACCGCAATCCGACGCCCCAGGAAGTCTCGATCTGCAAGCCGTTCATCGAGCGGCAGATCGAGCTCGCCGACCCCGACCTCATCGTCTGCCTCGGCAGTCCGGCGACGCAGGCGATCACCGGGACGAAGGACGGCATCCTGAAAGCGCGCGGACGGTTCTATCCGTACCGGGTCGGAGACCGGGAGATAAGGGCGCTCGCGACCCTGCACCCGGCCTATCTGCTGCGGCAGCCGCTGCAGAAACGCCTCGCCTGGAGAGATTTCCGCCTTCTGCAGGCGACGCTCGAGGGCAGGGCGTGA
- a CDS encoding VOC family protein: protein MRQDGKLDYLELPGGAIEAVKTFYGAAFGWTFTDYGPRYAAFDEGLEGGFDADEAKATRAPLPVLYAHDLEAMLARVESAGGTILAPIYAFPGGRRFHFRDPAGTELAVWSER from the coding sequence ATGCGACAGGATGGAAAGCTCGATTATCTCGAATTGCCCGGCGGCGCGATCGAGGCGGTGAAGACCTTCTATGGGGCGGCCTTCGGCTGGACCTTCACGGATTACGGCCCACGCTACGCGGCCTTCGACGAAGGGCTCGAGGGCGGCTTCGACGCCGACGAGGCGAAGGCGACGCGGGCGCCGCTGCCCGTGCTCTATGCCCACGACCTCGAAGCGATGCTGGCGCGGGTGGAATCCGCGGGCGGCACGATCCTGGCGCCGATCTACGCCTTCCCTGGCGGACGCCGGTTCCATTTCCGCGACCCGGCCGGAACGGAGCTGGCGGTCTGGTCCGAACGGTGA
- a CDS encoding polyprenyl synthetase family protein codes for MGVVVSFDEGRSDPESSLNDLVALVAKGMERVNATILSRTGSDVAMIPEVANHLIASGGKRLRPILTLATADLCGYAAGEGAVKLAASVEFMHTATLLHDDVVDESDMRRGRVAARIKWGNEASVLVGDFLLGQAFRMMVEVGSLRALDILSAAATVIAEGEVMQLTAAKNTETSEDEYLAVIRAKTAELFAAACEVGPVLAERPRAEQAACRSYGMNLGIAFQLIDDVLDYGGTSASMGKNVGDDFREGKITLPIVLAFRRGSEEERTFWRRTLQDGEVAEADLDTALAILRKHRALEDTIDRARHYGAIARDALALFPNGPMKSALLQVVDFCIARAH; via the coding sequence TTGGGTGTCGTCGTTTCCTTCGATGAGGGCCGCTCCGATCCGGAGTCTAGCCTGAACGATCTTGTGGCGCTGGTGGCGAAGGGCATGGAGCGCGTGAACGCGACCATCCTGTCGCGGACCGGCTCCGACGTCGCGATGATTCCGGAGGTGGCGAACCACCTCATCGCGTCCGGGGGCAAGCGCCTGCGCCCGATCCTCACCCTCGCCACGGCCGATCTCTGCGGCTACGCGGCCGGGGAGGGCGCGGTGAAGCTCGCCGCCAGCGTCGAGTTCATGCACACGGCGACGCTTCTCCACGACGACGTCGTGGACGAGAGCGACATGCGCCGTGGCCGCGTGGCGGCACGGATCAAATGGGGCAACGAGGCGAGCGTGCTCGTCGGCGACTTCCTGCTCGGCCAAGCCTTCCGGATGATGGTCGAGGTCGGCTCGCTGCGCGCCCTCGACATCCTCTCGGCGGCGGCGACCGTCATCGCCGAGGGCGAGGTGATGCAGCTCACCGCCGCCAAGAACACCGAGACCTCGGAAGACGAGTATCTCGCCGTCATCCGCGCCAAGACCGCCGAGCTGTTCGCCGCCGCCTGCGAGGTCGGTCCGGTGCTGGCCGAGCGGCCGAGGGCGGAGCAGGCGGCCTGCCGCTCCTACGGCATGAATCTCGGCATCGCCTTCCAGCTCATCGACGACGTGCTCGATTACGGCGGCACCAGCGCCTCGATGGGCAAGAATGTCGGCGACGACTTTCGCGAGGGCAAGATCACCCTGCCGATCGTGCTCGCGTTCCGGCGCGGGAGCGAAGAGGAGCGGACGTTCTGGCGCCGCACCCTGCAGGACGGAGAGGTGGCCGAGGCCGATCTCGACACGGCCCTGGCGATCCTGCGCAAGCACAGGGCGCTGGAGGACACGATCGACCGGGCCCGTCACTACGGTGCCATCGCCCGCGACGCCCTGGCACTGTTCCCGAACGGGCCAATGAAATCGGCCCTGCTTCAGGTGGTCGATTTCTGCATCGCTCGCGCTCACTGA
- a CDS encoding neutral zinc metallopeptidase — protein MRWEDFRSSDNVEDRRGEGGGGGGGGFPGGGAGGLGIGTIVILCIIGWVTGINPAILIGGAEQMGGGGRPRQEQVDPQTQAQRNTKPTDENGRFAAAILGNTEDVWKEILPNQTGKQYHPTGMVLYKGGTRSGCGSAQAAMGPFYCPLDKKIYLDTSFFKEMEQKFGVKGDFAYAYVIAHEVGHHVQDELGILGKVQGRQQAASSKVESNQLSVRVELMADCLAGVWAKNSNDKFNSMEPGDIEEAMKAASAIGDDKLQKQSQGYAVPDSFTHGSSDQRMRWFMTGYKSGQTKSCDTFRAARN, from the coding sequence ATGCGCTGGGAAGATTTCCGCTCGTCCGACAATGTCGAGGACCGTCGCGGCGAGGGCGGTGGTGGTGGCGGCGGCGGGTTTCCCGGTGGCGGCGCCGGCGGGCTCGGCATCGGGACCATCGTCATCCTCTGCATCATCGGCTGGGTCACCGGCATCAATCCCGCCATCCTGATCGGCGGCGCCGAGCAGATGGGCGGCGGCGGACGCCCGCGCCAGGAACAGGTCGACCCGCAGACCCAGGCCCAGCGCAACACCAAGCCGACCGACGAGAACGGGCGCTTCGCCGCCGCGATCCTCGGTAATACCGAGGACGTCTGGAAGGAGATCCTGCCCAACCAGACCGGCAAGCAGTACCACCCGACCGGCATGGTTCTGTATAAGGGCGGCACCCGCAGCGGCTGCGGCTCGGCCCAGGCAGCGATGGGGCCGTTCTACTGCCCGCTCGACAAGAAGATCTATCTCGACACCTCCTTCTTCAAGGAAATGGAACAGAAGTTCGGCGTGAAGGGTGACTTCGCCTATGCCTACGTCATCGCCCACGAGGTCGGCCACCACGTCCAGGACGAACTCGGCATCCTCGGCAAGGTCCAGGGCCGCCAGCAGGCGGCGTCGAGCAAGGTCGAGTCGAACCAGCTCTCGGTGCGCGTCGAGTTGATGGCCGATTGCCTCGCCGGCGTCTGGGCGAAGAACTCGAACGACAAGTTCAATTCCATGGAGCCGGGCGACATCGAGGAAGCGATGAAGGCCGCGAGCGCCATCGGCGACGACAAGCTCCAGAAGCAGTCGCAGGGCTACGCCGTGCCCGATTCCTTCACCCACGGCTCGTCCGACCAGCGGATGCGCTGGTTCATGACCGGCTACAAGAGCGGCCAGACCAAATCCTGCGACACCTTCAGGGCCGCCCGGAACTGA
- a CDS encoding 4-(cytidine 5'-diphospho)-2-C-methyl-D-erythritol kinase — MPVLVTRAPAKINLTLHVLGRRTGDGYHELESLVAFTGSGDGLSLRPGDDLALDVSGPTAGPAGPLDDNLVIRAARGLARAVPGLRLGAFHLVKRLPVAAGIGGGSSDAAAALRLLARLNDLPLDHPAVIEAARATGADVPVCLDPRGRMMRGAGEDVGPALNFAALPAVLINPGVPVSTAPVFKALGLAVGERHAGADHPVLAPGLCLDAILAAVTPARNDLEAPALTVAPIIAETLAELRDRPGCRLARMSGSGATVFGLFANRRDAVRAAAHIGSRRPSWWVRPVLLR, encoded by the coding sequence GTGCCCGTTCTCGTCACCCGCGCTCCGGCGAAGATCAACCTCACCCTGCACGTCCTCGGCCGCCGCACGGGCGACGGCTACCACGAGCTCGAGAGCCTCGTCGCCTTCACCGGCTCCGGCGACGGCCTGAGCCTCCGGCCCGGTGACGATCTCGCGCTGGATGTGTCCGGCCCCACCGCCGGCCCGGCCGGCCCCCTCGACGACAACCTCGTGATCCGCGCCGCGCGGGGCCTCGCCCGCGCCGTGCCCGGCCTGCGACTGGGCGCCTTCCATCTGGTGAAGCGCCTGCCGGTCGCGGCCGGCATCGGCGGCGGTTCCTCGGATGCCGCCGCCGCCCTGCGGCTCCTCGCCCGCCTCAACGACCTGCCCCTCGACCACCCGGCCGTGATCGAGGCCGCCCGCGCCACCGGCGCCGACGTTCCCGTCTGCCTCGACCCTCGCGGCCGGATGATGCGCGGCGCCGGGGAGGATGTCGGGCCGGCCCTGAACTTCGCTGCGCTCCCCGCCGTGCTGATCAATCCCGGCGTACCGGTTTCGACGGCCCCGGTGTTCAAGGCGCTCGGGCTCGCCGTGGGCGAGCGCCATGCGGGGGCGGACCATCCGGTCCTTGCGCCGGGCCTCTGCCTCGATGCGATCCTGGCGGCGGTGACGCCGGCTCGGAACGATCTGGAGGCACCGGCACTCACCGTCGCGCCCATCATCGCCGAGACCCTCGCCGAGCTGCGCGACCGGCCGGGATGCCGGCTCGCCCGCATGTCCGGCTCGGGCGCCACGGTGTTCGGTCTCTTCGCGAACCGGCGCGACGCGGTTCGGGCCGCCGCTCACATCGGATCGCGGCGGCCATCGTGGTGGGTGAGGCCCGTCCTGCTGCGGTGA
- a CDS encoding glycosyltransferase family 2 protein, producing the protein MSVTETVAIIIATRGRPTLVRGLVMLLQGQSLAPDHIVIVGSEADDLGGIEDGPGLTARVGRIGSAHQRNDGLALAGGNYDYVAFFDDDFIPSHFWLEQMVATFRERPDVACLTGRVLADGAKSPGIARDEGLRVVRDEDGHGETPDDTLHEGIGPYGCNMAFRGSAIEGLSFDERLPLYAWLEDSDFGGQVARRGRTARADALWGVHLGNKMGRERGKRVGYSQVANSVYLMRKGTLTVPFLGKLMARNFAANVVRSLKPEPYIDRRGRLAGNIAALLDVARGRISPERTAKL; encoded by the coding sequence ATGTCCGTGACCGAGACCGTCGCCATCATCATCGCCACCCGCGGGCGGCCGACCCTGGTGCGCGGTTTGGTGATGCTCCTGCAGGGCCAGAGCCTCGCCCCCGATCATATCGTGATCGTCGGCTCCGAAGCGGACGATCTCGGCGGGATCGAGGACGGTCCCGGCCTGACGGCCCGCGTCGGCAGAATCGGCAGCGCGCATCAGCGCAACGACGGGCTCGCCCTGGCGGGCGGGAACTACGATTACGTCGCTTTCTTCGACGACGATTTCATCCCCTCGCATTTCTGGCTCGAACAGATGGTGGCGACCTTCAGGGAGCGGCCGGACGTGGCCTGCCTGACGGGACGCGTTCTCGCCGACGGCGCCAAGTCGCCCGGCATCGCCCGCGACGAGGGCCTGCGGGTGGTACGGGACGAGGACGGGCACGGCGAGACGCCCGACGACACGCTGCACGAGGGGATCGGCCCCTACGGCTGCAACATGGCGTTTCGGGGCAGCGCCATCGAAGGCCTGAGCTTCGATGAACGGTTGCCGCTCTATGCTTGGCTGGAGGATTCCGATTTCGGCGGTCAGGTCGCGCGCCGGGGCCGCACCGCCCGCGCGGACGCGCTCTGGGGCGTTCATCTTGGCAACAAGATGGGGCGCGAACGGGGCAAGCGCGTCGGCTATTCCCAGGTCGCCAATTCCGTCTATCTCATGAGGAAGGGGACGCTCACCGTGCCGTTCCTCGGAAAACTGATGGCGCGCAACTTCGCGGCCAACGTCGTGCGTTCGCTCAAGCCCGAACCCTATATCGACCGGCGCGGGCGCCTCGCCGGCAACATCGCCGCGCTCCTCGACGTCGCGCGCGGTCGCATCTCGCCGGAACGGACCGCAAAGCTGTAA